One window of Jannaschia sp. CCS1 genomic DNA carries:
- the glyS gene encoding glycine--tRNA ligase subunit beta, giving the protein MPDLLLELFSEEIPARMQARASADVKRLVTDGLVEAGLTYASAGSFVTPRRLVLTVEGLTDNSPTTTEDRRGPKVGAPDKALEGFLRGAGVAREDLEEREDKKGTFYYAKVTSEGRATSDIIADLIPQIVRNFPWPKSMRWGTGSLRWVRPLQSILCLLTREDGSDVVNFDVDGIASGNTTEGHRFMAPGRFSVSSFDDYSAKLRAAKVVLSPQDRSDAIWHDATNMAFAAGLEVVEDAGLLTEVAGLVEWPVVLMGEIAEGFLGLPAEVLQTSMREHQKFFSVRNPATGRIERFITVANRETADEGATILAGNSKVLSARLADGKFFWDNDLRIARDGMGAWRKALENVTFERRLGSQAERVERIATLALEIAPMVGADPTAAETAARIAKADLSSEMVYEFPELQGTMGKYYALEAGLDPAIAAVAEDHYAPLGPTDNVPTAPLSIAVALADKLDLLTGFWAIDEKPTGSKDPFALRRAALGVIRIVLDGGLRVRLDRLFDMQLVVHKGAIIDPIDRDEVAELVREIANHGVFGAAWKAVKESRGGLPSSGFIEMKEQVPDKSDDLLAFFHDRLKVHLKAENIRHDVIDAALSMPSNDDLSLVVARARALQAFLDTPDGENLIQGYKRSANILAQAEAKDGVEYRYGADVKYAETDEERALFTALDVARTAIAPALAEERFEEAMTEMAKLRAPIDAFFEAVQVNADNDIVRRNRLNLLNDIAQTCGAVADLTRIEG; this is encoded by the coding sequence ATGCCTGATCTTTTGCTGGAACTCTTTTCCGAGGAAATCCCCGCCCGGATGCAGGCGCGCGCGAGCGCTGATGTGAAGCGTCTGGTGACCGATGGTTTGGTCGAGGCCGGGCTGACCTATGCCTCCGCCGGCAGTTTCGTCACCCCCCGCCGTCTGGTCCTGACCGTGGAGGGTTTGACGGACAACTCGCCTACAACCACAGAAGACCGGCGTGGTCCCAAAGTTGGCGCGCCCGACAAGGCCCTTGAAGGGTTTTTGCGTGGCGCAGGCGTCGCGCGTGAGGATCTGGAGGAGCGTGAGGACAAAAAAGGCACTTTCTACTACGCGAAGGTCACGTCCGAGGGCCGCGCGACGTCCGACATCATCGCCGACCTGATCCCGCAGATCGTGCGCAATTTCCCGTGGCCCAAATCCATGCGGTGGGGCACGGGGTCTTTGCGTTGGGTGCGTCCATTGCAGTCCATCCTGTGCCTGTTGACCCGCGAAGATGGCTCAGACGTGGTGAATTTCGACGTGGACGGCATCGCATCCGGCAACACAACCGAAGGCCACCGCTTCATGGCGCCTGGCCGGTTTAGCGTGTCGTCGTTCGATGATTACTCTGCCAAACTGCGCGCGGCCAAGGTGGTTCTGTCGCCGCAGGACCGGTCTGACGCGATCTGGCACGACGCCACCAATATGGCCTTCGCGGCGGGGTTGGAGGTTGTTGAAGACGCGGGCCTACTGACGGAGGTTGCGGGCCTCGTGGAATGGCCCGTTGTGTTGATGGGAGAGATCGCCGAGGGTTTCTTGGGCCTGCCCGCGGAGGTCCTGCAAACCTCCATGCGCGAACACCAGAAGTTTTTCTCGGTCCGCAACCCGGCAACGGGCCGGATCGAACGGTTTATCACCGTGGCGAACCGGGAGACGGCGGACGAGGGCGCTACCATCCTCGCGGGGAATTCCAAGGTGCTGTCCGCGCGTTTGGCGGACGGGAAATTCTTCTGGGACAACGACCTGCGCATCGCCCGTGATGGTATGGGTGCATGGCGCAAGGCATTGGAAAACGTGACGTTCGAGCGGCGCTTGGGATCACAGGCCGAACGTGTCGAGCGTATCGCGACCCTCGCCCTAGAGATAGCCCCCATGGTCGGCGCGGACCCGACGGCGGCGGAAACCGCTGCGCGGATCGCCAAGGCGGATCTGTCGTCCGAGATGGTCTACGAGTTCCCCGAATTGCAAGGCACGATGGGCAAATACTACGCGTTGGAAGCGGGCCTCGACCCGGCGATTGCCGCCGTGGCCGAAGACCACTACGCGCCTTTGGGCCCGACCGATAATGTTCCCACGGCGCCTTTGAGTATTGCGGTGGCATTGGCTGACAAACTTGACCTGCTGACAGGCTTCTGGGCGATTGATGAGAAGCCAACCGGCTCTAAAGATCCGTTTGCGTTGAGGCGTGCGGCGCTGGGGGTTATCCGGATTGTTTTGGATGGTGGTTTGCGAGTGAGACTAGACCGGCTCTTCGATATGCAACTTGTCGTGCACAAGGGGGCGATTATCGACCCAATAGACCGCGATGAAGTTGCTGAACTTGTCCGAGAAATCGCAAATCATGGGGTATTTGGGGCGGCTTGGAAGGCAGTGAAAGAGTCGCGAGGCGGGCTCCCGTCATCCGGCTTTATTGAGATGAAAGAACAAGTTCCTGACAAATCTGATGATCTCCTCGCCTTCTTCCACGACCGCCTCAAAGTTCATCTCAAGGCCGAGAACATCCGCCACGACGTCATTGACGCCGCCCTCTCCATGCCATCCAACGACGACCTCAGCCTCGTCGTGGCCCGTGCCCGCGCGCTGCAAGCCTTCCTCGACACGCCCGACGGCGAAAACCTGATCCAGGGTTACAAACGCTCCGCCAACATCCTCGCCCAGGCCGAGGCCAAGGACGGCGTTGAATACCGCTATGGCGCGGACGTGAAATATGCCGAAACCGATGAAGAACGCGCGCTCTTCACCGCTCTGGACGTGGCGCGGACAGCCATTGCGCCCGCATTGGCCGAGGAGCGGTTTGAGGAAGCGATGACCGAAATGGCGAAACTCCGCGCACCCATTGATGCGTTCTTTGAAGCTGTTCAAGTCAACGCCGACAATGATATTGTACGGCGCAACAGGCTGAATTTGCTCAATGATATTGCTCAGACCTGTGGGGCCGTTGCGGACTTGACCAGGATCGAAGGCTGA
- a CDS encoding DUF6446 family protein: MTSGRFIVFVILGVTAVFGATLWWANTRAYYAPLEVVEIAVQRPDGALVPLEIVDAEGIDATTSPLRFRACFTLSDDAPLADAAPYDDATPLIPPAWFDCFDATQIGEALEAGEAQAYLGQRNASRGVDRVVAIFPDGRGYAWTQLNGTLE, encoded by the coding sequence GTGACCTCTGGCCGGTTCATTGTCTTCGTGATCCTTGGGGTTACGGCTGTTTTCGGGGCGACCCTGTGGTGGGCGAACACGCGCGCCTATTACGCGCCTTTGGAGGTTGTCGAAATCGCCGTCCAGCGGCCTGACGGGGCGTTGGTGCCCTTGGAGATTGTGGATGCGGAGGGGATTGACGCCACAACGTCCCCCCTCCGCTTCCGGGCCTGTTTCACGTTGTCCGACGATGCTCCCCTCGCGGATGCCGCCCCCTACGACGATGCCACGCCCTTGATCCCGCCCGCCTGGTTCGACTGCTTCGACGCCACCCAAATCGGCGAAGCACTGGAGGCGGGTGAAGCGCAGGCCTATCTGGGCCAACGCAACGCATCGCGCGGCGTGGACCGCGTGGTGGCGATCTTTCCCGACGGGCGCGGCTACGCCTGGACGCAACTCAACGGCACTTTGGAGTAA
- a CDS encoding glycine--tRNA ligase subunit alpha: protein MTEPTAPRSFQEIILRLQAYWASKGCAVLQPYDMEVGAGTFHPATTLRSLGTRPWTAAYVQPSRRPTDGRYGDSPNRWQHYYQYQVIIKPSPPDLQELYLGSLRAIGIDMDLHDIRFVEDDWESPTLGAWGLGWEVWCDGMEVSQFTYFQQVGGHDCHPVSGELTYGLERLAMYVLDCDDGNEMPFNDPDAPIPLTYGDVFREAEAQYARWNFDVADTDILFQHFKDAEAECARILDQPDTDPKTGRRIVMALPAYDQAIKASHVFNLLDARGVISVTERQAYIGRVRTLTKKCADAFVQTAAGGAEVA from the coding sequence ATGACTGAGCCCACCGCCCCCCGCTCGTTCCAGGAGATTATCCTGCGCCTTCAGGCGTATTGGGCGTCGAAGGGCTGTGCGGTCCTGCAACCCTATGACATGGAGGTCGGGGCGGGCACGTTTCACCCCGCAACGACCCTGCGGTCCCTGGGCACGCGGCCCTGGACGGCGGCCTATGTGCAGCCGTCGCGCCGCCCGACCGATGGGCGATATGGCGACAGCCCGAACCGGTGGCAGCACTATTATCAGTATCAAGTCATCATCAAGCCGTCCCCGCCCGATCTGCAGGAGCTGTACCTCGGCAGCTTGCGCGCCATCGGGATCGACATGGATCTGCATGACATCCGGTTTGTGGAAGACGACTGGGAAAGCCCGACCCTCGGCGCCTGGGGCCTGGGGTGGGAGGTATGGTGCGACGGCATGGAAGTCTCGCAATTCACCTACTTCCAGCAGGTCGGCGGCCACGATTGTCATCCTGTCTCAGGCGAGCTGACCTATGGGTTGGAGCGTCTGGCGATGTATGTGCTGGATTGTGACGACGGCAACGAGATGCCGTTCAACGATCCCGATGCTCCGATCCCGCTGACCTACGGCGATGTCTTCCGCGAGGCCGAGGCGCAATATGCGCGCTGGAACTTCGACGTGGCAGACACCGACATTCTGTTTCAGCACTTCAAGGATGCAGAGGCAGAATGCGCCCGCATCCTTGACCAACCCGACACCGACCCAAAGACCGGGCGGCGGATCGTCATGGCACTGCCCGCCTATGATCAGGCGATTAAGGCCAGCCACGTCTTCAACCTTCTGGACGCGCGTGGCGTGATTTCCGTGACCGAGCGCCAGGCCTATATCGGCCGTGTCCGCACGCTGACCAAAAAATGCGCCGATGCGTTCGTGCAGACGGCCGCTGGCGGGGCAGAGGTGGCGTGA
- a CDS encoding serine protease produces the protein MALTILVFGIAGAGFTPGAQAQTQVWVQIEAHPNLATAEQRVRAYAQLVENVNGFRANTGLYAVALGPYDPGTGQLVLQQLLGQGLIPRDSFLEDGDLYASQFFPVAAGALDEAAETPAEAPIAEEAQEVAEPVVPDETPQQARQSEAQLTREQRDELQIALQWFGFYNGAIDGAFGPGTRGSMQAYQTDRRMEPTGILTTRQRAQLLEEYQGELSALGMRNVLDQRAGIQMDLPLAMVQFDAANFPFSQYEEINDSGVRVMLISQPGDRATLFGLYEIMQTLDIVPLEGERQRGSDSFLLTGQSASLRSHTEARLVGGAVKGFTLIWEPSADAQMARVLPMMQASFQAVEGALDPAAVPEGLDESVDMVSGLTVRRPDLVRTGFFLDASGTVLTTTEVVGQCDQILIDNAYEASVSYRDDALGIAVLSPAQQLAPLGFARLVAEPARLRADIAVAGYPFGGALSSASTSFGSLADLRGVNGEETIQRLSVNTADTEAGGPVLDQSGNVIGMILPGTVGDRTLPSDVTLALRADQLIGVLQAAGVGVTAAQPAGVLNRENISREAADMTVRVSCWN, from the coding sequence ATGGCCCTGACGATTTTGGTTTTTGGGATAGCCGGGGCAGGATTTACCCCGGGCGCACAGGCGCAGACCCAGGTGTGGGTCCAGATCGAGGCGCATCCGAACCTCGCTACCGCCGAGCAACGGGTGCGGGCCTATGCGCAGCTTGTGGAGAACGTGAATGGCTTTCGGGCCAATACCGGCCTTTATGCTGTGGCGCTGGGTCCCTATGATCCGGGCACGGGCCAGTTGGTGTTGCAACAGCTTTTGGGCCAGGGCCTTATCCCGCGTGACAGCTTCCTGGAAGACGGAGATCTCTACGCTTCACAATTCTTCCCCGTCGCCGCAGGGGCCCTGGACGAGGCCGCTGAGACACCCGCCGAAGCGCCCATCGCGGAGGAAGCGCAAGAGGTCGCAGAGCCGGTCGTGCCCGATGAAACCCCGCAACAAGCACGTCAATCAGAAGCACAATTGACCCGGGAGCAGCGCGACGAGCTGCAGATCGCCCTGCAATGGTTCGGCTTTTACAACGGCGCGATCGACGGCGCGTTTGGCCCCGGCACCCGCGGCTCCATGCAGGCCTATCAAACCGACCGCAGGATGGAGCCCACCGGCATTCTGACCACCCGGCAACGGGCGCAGCTTCTGGAAGAATACCAGGGCGAATTGTCCGCACTGGGTATGCGCAACGTGCTGGACCAGCGCGCGGGCATCCAGATGGATCTGCCCCTCGCGATGGTGCAGTTCGACGCCGCCAACTTCCCCTTCTCGCAATATGAGGAGATCAACGACAGCGGCGTGCGGGTCATGCTGATCAGCCAACCCGGTGATCGCGCCACGCTTTTTGGTCTGTATGAGATCATGCAAACCCTCGACATCGTGCCACTTGAAGGCGAGCGTCAGCGGGGCAGCGACAGCTTTTTGCTGACCGGTCAGTCCGCCTCCCTGCGCAGCCACACCGAAGCCCGGCTTGTGGGCGGTGCCGTCAAAGGGTTCACCCTGATCTGGGAGCCCTCCGCCGATGCACAGATGGCGCGGGTTCTGCCGATGATGCAGGCCAGCTTCCAGGCCGTCGAAGGGGCGCTGGACCCCGCCGCCGTCCCTGAGGGGCTGGATGAAAGTGTCGATATGGTCTCGGGCCTGACCGTCCGTCGCCCGGATCTTGTACGCACGGGCTTCTTTCTGGACGCAAGCGGGACGGTGCTGACAACCACCGAAGTTGTCGGCCAATGTGACCAGATCCTGATAGACAACGCTTATGAGGCGTCCGTCAGCTACCGCGACGACGCGCTTGGTATCGCCGTGCTGAGCCCGGCACAGCAATTGGCCCCCCTCGGCTTTGCCCGTCTGGTCGCTGAACCGGCCCGCCTGCGCGCGGATATTGCCGTGGCGGGGTATCCGTTCGGCGGCGCCTTGTCGTCGGCCTCAACCTCGTTTGGCAGCCTCGCGGACCTGCGCGGCGTGAACGGCGAGGAGACGATCCAACGCCTGTCCGTGAACACCGCCGACACGGAGGCCGGTGGCCCCGTGCTGGATCAAAGCGGCAATGTCATTGGCATGATCCTTCCGGGCACCGTGGGCGATCGCACCCTGCCCTCGGACGTGACGCTGGCGCTGCGCGCGGATCAGTTGATCGGCGTGCTGCAAGCGGCGGGCGTCGGTGTGACGGCAGCGCAGCCTGCGGGCGTGTTGAACCGCGAAAACATCAGCCGCGAGGCCGCAGATATGACGGTGCGTGTCAGCTGCTGGAATTGA
- the cobS gene encoding cobaltochelatase subunit CobS: MADGTSLSIDAKPTEEFSVREVFGIDTDMKVKGFAEPTDRVPAIDPTYKFDPDTTLAILAGYGYNRRVMVQGYHGTGKSTHIEQVGARLNWPTVRVNLDSHISRIDLIGKDAIKLRDGKQVTEFHEGILPWALRNPVAIVFDEYDAGRADVMFVIQRVLETDGKLTLMDQNEIITPNPCFRLFATANTVGLGDTTGLYHGTQQINQAQMDRWSLVATLNYLRHDAEVNIVLAKCPHYNTETGRKTMNQMVTVADLTRTAFMNGELSTVMSPRTVINWAQNAEIFRDVGYAFRVSFLNKCDELERQTVAEFYQRCFDEELPESAASMSLG; encoded by the coding sequence ATGGCCGACGGCACCAGCTTGAGCATCGATGCAAAACCCACTGAGGAATTCTCGGTCCGTGAGGTCTTTGGCATCGACACCGATATGAAGGTGAAAGGCTTTGCCGAGCCGACTGATCGCGTGCCTGCAATTGACCCGACCTACAAGTTCGACCCCGACACCACCCTCGCGATCCTCGCGGGCTATGGCTACAACCGCCGCGTCATGGTGCAGGGCTACCACGGCACCGGTAAATCAACGCATATTGAACAGGTCGGTGCACGCCTAAACTGGCCCACCGTTCGGGTGAACCTCGACAGCCACATCTCCCGCATCGACCTGATCGGCAAGGATGCCATCAAGCTGCGCGACGGCAAGCAGGTGACGGAGTTCCACGAAGGCATCCTGCCCTGGGCCCTGCGCAACCCCGTGGCCATCGTATTCGACGAATATGATGCAGGCCGCGCCGACGTGATGTTTGTGATCCAGCGCGTGCTGGAGACGGATGGCAAGCTGACCCTGATGGACCAGAACGAGATCATCACGCCCAACCCGTGCTTCCGCCTCTTTGCGACCGCCAACACCGTGGGTCTGGGCGACACGACGGGCCTTTACCACGGCACGCAGCAGATCAACCAGGCACAGATGGACCGCTGGTCGCTGGTGGCGACGCTCAACTACCTGCGCCATGACGCTGAGGTGAATATCGTTCTGGCAAAATGCCCGCATTACAACACGGAAACCGGGCGCAAGACGATGAACCAGATGGTCACCGTGGCTGATCTGACGCGGACGGCCTTCATGAACGGAGAGCTGTCGACGGTGATGTCACCGCGCACGGTCATCAACTGGGCGCAAAACGCCGAGATATTCCGTGATGTGGGCTATGCCTTCCGGGTGTCGTTCCTCAACAAATGCGACGAGCTGGAGCGCCAGACCGTGGCTGAGTTCTATCAGCGCTGCTTCGATGAAGAGCTGCCGGAGAGTGCGGCGTCGATGTCGCTTGGCTAA
- a CDS encoding threonine/serine dehydratase: MIHPNSDAISAAAPLIAPHIRTTPILTVEAAALSLPVPITLKLEHTQITGSFKLRGAFYNMLTRDVPAAGVVAASGGNHGAAVAYAATALGHKSRIFVPATIAKEEKLKRMRDFGAEVVLTEGSVGACMEDYAAYAETSGALSVHPYDTIPTLTGQGTLAREIEQQMTEADLGGIDTILVSTGGGGLIGGISAWFRDRIKVVSIETEGTNTLERSLREGPDLDVPASGIAAGSLGGPRLGIDSYALIKAFVDEAIILPDTEVFTAAKRLWDGTRLIGEPGSAVALAALTSGAYVPEKDERVCVVLCGGNAEPDWFAT; the protein is encoded by the coding sequence ATGATCCATCCAAATTCAGATGCCATCTCGGCTGCCGCCCCGCTGATCGCGCCCCATATCCGCACAACCCCGATTCTGACCGTTGAAGCGGCTGCGCTATCGCTCCCTGTTCCGATCACGCTGAAGCTGGAGCACACTCAGATCACCGGCTCGTTCAAACTGCGCGGCGCGTTCTACAACATGCTGACCCGCGATGTGCCCGCGGCTGGTGTCGTTGCGGCCTCCGGCGGGAACCACGGCGCGGCTGTGGCCTATGCGGCCACGGCGCTGGGGCATAAAAGCCGCATCTTCGTGCCCGCCACCATCGCCAAGGAAGAAAAACTCAAACGGATGAGGGATTTCGGGGCAGAGGTCGTCCTGACCGAAGGCTCTGTCGGGGCCTGTATGGAGGACTACGCGGCCTACGCCGAGACGTCCGGCGCGCTCTCTGTCCATCCCTACGATACGATCCCCACGTTGACGGGCCAGGGCACGCTCGCGCGCGAAATCGAACAGCAGATGACGGAAGCCGATCTGGGCGGCATCGACACCATCCTCGTCTCGACCGGGGGCGGCGGGCTGATTGGCGGTATCTCCGCGTGGTTCCGCGACCGGATCAAGGTCGTCTCGATCGAGACAGAAGGGACAAATACGCTAGAGAGATCCCTGCGGGAGGGACCGGATCTCGACGTGCCCGCCAGCGGGATTGCGGCGGGATCACTGGGGGGGCCGCGCCTGGGGATCGACAGCTACGCGTTGATCAAGGCCTTCGTGGATGAGGCGATCATCTTACCCGACACAGAGGTTTTCACCGCCGCCAAGCGATTGTGGGACGGCACGCGCCTGATCGGAGAGCCCGGCAGCGCCGTGGCCCTCGCCGCCCTCACCTCCGGCGCTTACGTGCCCGAAAAGGACGAACGCGTCTGCGTGGTCCTTTGCGGCGGCAATGCAGAGCCCGATTGGTTCGCGACATGA